Part of the Anopheles gambiae chromosome 3, idAnoGambNW_F1_1, whole genome shotgun sequence genome is shown below.
TGGCCGGTGATCCTGACACTTTGTTCCAGCGCGTACTGGAGTTACCGTCGGAGCAGCTCGATACGGACGATTGGTTCTGTCATCGGCATGATCATCAGCCGTCCGAGGGCGCACCGGAACCTTGCCACGGGCGACAACAGGGAGAACCATCTTCCCAGCTTTCGACAAAGTTTGAACCCCAACCGGGCGATCTGTTCTACGGCACATTCTACGCCCTGCTGCACCGGAACGTTTTGCAGCGCGTCCACGTGCGCAACGATCGCTTCGTGTACTGCAAGCGCTGCCTGCAGTATCTTGGATCGACGCGAAAAAACCGCACCTCGGTTAAGCTTTGGTATGAAAATGTACGCTTTCAGCCGTCAGAACGATCGGCGATACCGCTATCCCTGTTCCGCACTGACGATGCGCTGGAACTGTTTCACCATCTCGTGCGCAAGACGGTACGGGAGTTTAACTTCGTCACCCATCTCGGTCTTCCGCCATCGATAAAGCTTCTGTTTGAGCTGCGCCGTCCTGGGATGCAAGGTGACGTGTTCTATCTGCTGATGCAAATCATGGACTGTCAGCTAAGCGTGTTCCGGGCGAAGCAAAAACGTACCGGATCCGGTTCGTCCGAATCCTGCTCGGATGATGTGGACGATTGTAGAGCTGATGGGAAGGAGGACGTAGCGGAAAATGTGGCGCTTGAACGGGTCGATCTGAAGAAAATCGAACATCAGGATGAAGCCaaccacgacgacgatgaaggtgatgatgatgatgatgatgatgtattTATTGACCACTCTTACCGGAAGCATACGATCAAGCTGGAACGACACCGGGCAATGAAACTGATGTATCAGTACGAAAAGTACGACGATCAGCCGCTGTTCGTGTTCTGGCGGGAGGACAGCAATGTGGTGAATCTGGAACTGTCCGAGCCAATGTTCAGTGCGGCGATTCGGTACCTGGACGCAAATTCGAGCTACGTGCCGGAATGTTACCGGGTGAATCTAGGATTTAGCATGAGCTATTTGGACATTCAGTAGATAACTATGTACAGAAGGAGGAGCAAAGGCAGCAAAATAACTAGAACGCTTGGAACCAAAATCCGATGGCTGTCGGTTTCTGTCGGAACCTTGATgggatttaaaaaataaatgttaataTACGTAGAATTTGAAGTGAAGGTTGAAGACTGAAGGAGAAAGTTGGCTCAAGAAATGAGAAATTTTGTCTGCAAATAACCTTCGGTGGACGGCATacgggtgctgctgctcataCGACAGACCTTGAAGCAGTTATGTCTCATGATAAGTAATTGATTAAACATTCCAACCAATACCAGTTAAGACATTTGCTTCTGCAAGATTAGAAGATAGGCACGTTTTTTATCAGTCAAGCATTCTTGAGGATTAGACAAACGTTGACGACACTATGGTTGAAGAATTTCGCATATTTTGAGtcaaatttttatgttttaaattttgtgaATAATTGTTTGATGAATTATACATTTTACGAGTTCGTTTGATAATTTCGTAGAATTTAATGCCCTGAACCAGCTATCATTCCAAATTCACCATACTGTCATACGCAAGCCAAGCTCAAGTCGTAACTCCGCTACCATAAACGCAACTTACCTGCCCGAATCAGCTTCGGCAAAAGTCATCAACAACGCACCCCTTGGGGTTGGGGAGGGGATGAGAGGTGATACCGCGTTGGAAGTTTGGAAAAGCGGGGGGTAGAAGGAGGAGGAAATCTTCGCTCACTGCTTGTTCGCTGCTGCTTCGCAATCCCGTGTGTCGGTCCGTGTAGTGCGTGAGACTGGGCTGCTTGCTGTTGAATAATCGTACCCATCGTCGAAACACCGTAAGGTCGACCGCTACACACTTTCTCCGCAGATAACGGGGTCCCACTTTGGTAGACGGAAGTGCCACGGGTTACTATAGCAGCAAACATGGAGGTAAGTCTGGTTTTTCGTGATGTGTTCGGTAGTACGAAACGTCGTGTAATTCGGGGcgctttatttctttatttgttcGCCGGGTTGATAGATCGAATTTTTGGACGCCAAATCGTCGAAATCGCTGGGCAAGTGTCGCGTGTCGGGCGACACCACACTGCAAGCGCTCAAGACGGAGGTGCAAAAGCTGAAGCCTGCCCTGACCGTGCACCGCCAGTCGCTCCGGCTGGAACCGCGCGGCAAGCCGCCAAAGGAAAGCGAAACGCTGAAATCGCTCAATGTCGTGGCCGGCGGCAAAATCTACGTGCGCGATCTCGGCCCACAAATCAGCTGGAAGGGCGTCTTCCTGGCGGAGTACGCAGGGCCAATCTTTGTTTATATGCTCTTCTACCAGCGCCCTTCGCTCATCTACTCCAATGCGGACAATCCGATGAGTCTTACCGCCAAGTAAGTAATACGACTGGGAAGGTGCCGAACCGGACAAGGCAGGGCAAAATGCAAATGGGGCGGCAGCTTGAGGTGGGCTTTTCGGAGCATTCTCTCTGTAACCGCAGTTGCGAATCCAAATGGTGtggtgaaaggagggaagaaaaaaaagcgccCGCCCGCTGTTACTTAATCGCTATCAAGAAGAAGTGGTTCGAAGTCCACGCATCGTCGTGGCGGGGTACGATAATGAAACTGCCGCACGGGTCGTTAATGAATGTACATACATTGCCCTTCCCGTGGGCCAGGTAGGCGATACAGTTGATATGGCAAAACACATTCATTGAACCATGCGCTTAAGTCATACGAAATTCGTGGCCGATTTTCTACTACTGCCGAAACATTTGGGATCTTTCTATTTGCTGTTTAAAACGGCAGACAAAAAATAGAAAGTTTTGTCCAAAACATTCccttaaaaataacaaagtaGGCCTTCATCTCTTGAAACGAGACA
Proteins encoded:
- the LOC5668007 gene encoding uncharacterized protein LOC5668007, producing the protein MIPSTGKIDRLLVELRPRLQCANFFISFPRKFVDIESTTIELATDRITIVMKGERERYEIRTGDYFQLHTQTLSSLVIKNRYICFRVNTNESVFGSERLSTGQEMPGSDQHEENFRLACNVQPGQRYRVLCSNCAGPLQQSADLAGDPDTLFQRVLELPSEQLDTDDWFCHRHDHQPSEGAPEPCHGRQQGEPSSQLSTKFEPQPGDLFYGTFYALLHRNVLQRVHVRNDRFVYCKRCLQYLGSTRKNRTSVKLWYENVRFQPSERSAIPLSLFRTDDALELFHHLVRKTVREFNFVTHLGLPPSIKLLFELRRPGMQGDVFYLLMQIMDCQLSVFRAKQKRTGSGSSESCSDDVDDCRADGKEDVAENVALERVDLKKIEHQDEANHDDDEGDDDDDDDVFIDHSYRKHTIKLERHRAMKLMYQYEKYDDQPLFVFWREDSNVVNLELSEPMFSAAIRYLDANSSYVPECYRVNLGFSMSYLDIQ